The region ACTGCCTGCTCCGCTCTGCGGCGATGCAAATTCCACAGCGCTCGAGTCGCCGGATCATTGACCCCATTGCCGAGCCGGTCGTCGATCACCGCTGCGGGGCGCGATGCAAGCCCCGATACGCGGTCGATCCGGACCAGTGCCTCCTGGCGTGGGGGGAACCGGAAATTGCGCAGTGGAAGCAGAGCAAAAATGACCCCTGCGGCAAGCGCGAGGACGCCGAGGCCACGCACCCAATGCGGTGCATCGAGCCATACTCCGGTCCAGGACACACAAACAAAGATTCCAGCGACGATAAGCGGCGGCAGCACGAGGCGCCAAATCCGCTCAAACAGGAGGATGGCGCGGGCCCTAAAGACAAGCTCTTCGAGCCGCGGATTCGTCGCGTCGCCGCCGGGTGGCGGGTCGTCTTGGAGCATTCGCTTCCAGCGTCCGAATGTTAGCAAACCGGTCTCCGGGAAAAACGAACACCGCAAGTTGAACGGCGTTTCTGCATCAGCGGGTTTTGTCGCACGATCTTAGCCAAAAAGTCTGCAACTTTTTGGAAATCCCACACAAAGCGGAGCCATTGCCCCCGCAGAGGCGGCAGGCTAGCACGATCAAGGGCAAGTGCCACGCAGCGCCGACGCTATTTCTAGCTCAACCAAGCCGGAATTTTGTCAAGATCGATCAATTCCTCGTAAGTTTTACGCGGGCGAACGATTGCATATTGGCTGCCATGCACCAAAACCTCTGGGACAAGCAGCCGCGAATTGTAGGTTCCGGACTGCACCGCTCCGTAAGCGCCAGCCGACATGATCGCCAAAAGATCGCCAGGCGAGGGCTCAGCCATTTTTCGAGAAAGGGCGAGATAATCGCCGGTTTCGCAAACCGGGCCAACGATATCGGCGGTCATCTCTGGGCTAGGGCTTGCCGGGCGAACGGGCAGCACTTCATGATGCGCGTCGTAGAGAGTTGGGCGCATCAAATCGTTCATGGCGGCATCGACGATAACAAAGGTTTTGGCCTCGCCCCGCTTCACGAAAAGGACGCTCGTCACCAGAATGCCGGCGTTTCCGGCGATCAGCCGCCCCGGTTCGAAGATCAGTTTGCACTCAAGCGGCGCAAGCCTTGCTTTGACAATCTCCGCATAACGCTCCGGATGGTAGCTCTCCGGATCTTCCCAAGACGCGTAAGGAATTCCAAGACCGCCGCCAAGATCGATATGATCAAGGGCGTGACCGTCGCCGCGCAGCACACGGACAAAACCGGCGATCATTTCAAAGGCGTCATCGAACGGGGCGAGGTCGGTAATCTGCGATCCGATGTGGATATCGACTCCCGTGACCATGATTCCGGGCAGCTTAGCCGCGTGCGCATAGACTTCCCGGGCGCGGCCAAGCGGAATGCCGAATTTGTTTTCGGCCTTACCGGTTGCGATCTTGGCATGCGTTTTTGCATCGACATCGGGGTTGACCCTGAGCGATATGCGCGCCCTCTGATTCGCGCTCTGGGCGAGTTGCGATAAAGCGAAAAGCTCCGGCTCCGATTCCACATTGAAACAGAGAATTCCGCTGTCGAGCGCGAACGCCATTTCCGCCGGCGTTTTGCCAACCCCCGAAAAGGTGATTTTGTCTGGCGCGGTACCCGCCGCGAGGGCGCGGCGAAGTTCCCCTTCCGAGACGACATCCATCCCCGCTCCGAGCCGTGCCAATGTCTTGAGAACAGCCTGGTTGGAATTGGCTTTCACTGCATAGCAAATCAGATGCGGCATGGTGGCAAAGGCCGAATCGAACACTTCGTAATGACGGACGAGCGTCGCAGTCGAATAGCAATAGAAGGGCGTGCCTACTGCCGCCGCGAGCTTGGCGAGATCGACATCCTCGGCGTGCATGACGCCGTTCTTGATCATGAAATGATGCATGGGTGCTTAAAGCAGAGGATCGAGCGGGAAGGGTCTTGGCGCATGCGGCACGGCTGGCTTCGTTCCGGCCTGCGGCGGAGCCGCAGCGCCGCTGGAATTGGCCGTATTTTGCCCCGTCAGCCCACCCACGTTCTGCGTTGTTTCTTCATCCGGCGTTCCGCTGAGCGGCACGTTCAATGCGGGCGAACCTGGCGGCGGTTCGAGCGCGCCCCGCCGCCCGCAGGAGACAAGGGTCAGGGCAAGGGTGACGAGGAAAAGGGCGGCGGCGAGTTTCGAGGGCGGTGATTTCACGAATAAGCTCCATAAGGAGCGCCACTATAGGCGAAGGCAGGGAGTAAGTCTAAACTGAGTCACATCCCCCAACGGCGGACAAACCAAGTTTTCACCAAATGCGTCAGGATCGCGTAAGTCAACAGAAAAACGGCGATAATAAACCAATAAAGATCGGGCAATGGCGTGAATTTCAACGCCTGCCCGATAGGTGTAAAGGGCAGTGCAATCCCGATCATACAAATGATGACCGACGTAGCGATGAGAGGGCCGCTGGCGCGGCTTTGCAGGAAAGGGATCTTCGCGGTGCGGATGATGTGGATAATCAGCGTTTGCGTCAGCAGGGATTCGACGAACCAGCCGGTCTGGAACAAGGATGGATTGTTCCAACTGTCGAAGACATAGAGCATGGTGAAGAAAGTCGCGTAGTCGAAGATCGAGCTGATCGGCCCGATGAAAACCATGAATTTGAAAATATTGCCGATGTCCCATTTGCGCGGGACCGCAAGATAATCCTCGTCGACATTGTCTGTTGGGATCGCGGTTTGCGAGAAATCATAGAGCAGATTGTTAGTGAGGACCTGAATGGGCAGCATCGGCAGGAAAGGCAGGAAGATGCTGGCGCCGAGCACGCTGAACATATTGCCGAAGTTCGAACTCGCGCCCATCTTGATATATTTGGTGATATTTCCAAAAACCTTGCGCCCTTCGATTACGCCTTCCTGAAGGACCATCAGACTTTTTTCGAGAAGGATGATGTCAGCGGATTCCTTGGCGATATCGACAGCGGTATCGACGGAGATTCCCACATCGGCGGCTTTCAGCGCGGGGCTGTCGTTGATGCCGTCGCCCATGTAGCCGACGACATGGCCCTTGGAATGAAGGGCGCCGATCACACGCGCTTTTTGGGCCGGGGAGACCTTGGCGAAGACTGCAGTGGTTTCCGCAAGCTCAGCTAGGGCGCTCTCACTCATGGGTTCAATCTCTGGGCCAAGCACGATGCGATCCACCGCGAGTCCGACCTCGCGGCAAATCTTGCGGGTGATGATTTCATTGTCGCCGGTGATAATCTTGACCGCGACGCCAGATTTCATGAGCGCGGCGATGGCGGCGCCGGCGCTCTCCTTTGGCGGGTCGAGAAAAGCGATATAGCCGAGCAGAGTTAAGTCGCTCTCGTCTTCGACGGAATAGCTTTTCTTAAGATCGGTGATTTCCTTATAGGCGATCGCGACGACGCGGAAACCATCCTCGTTGAGCTCTGCCGTCTCCGCCTGCGCGGCCTTAAGATGGGTTGCATCCAAGGTTCCCAATTCGCCGCCGAGTTCATAATGCTTGCAGACCGAGAAGACTTCCTCGACAGCACCCTTGCAGATTAAAACATGGCTGCCATCTTCGCGCGACAAAATGACCGAAAGACGCCGGCGCAGAAAGTCGAAAGGAATTTCGTCGATATTCTCATATTGATGCTGCAAGTGAAGATTCTTGCCGAGTTCGACATGCTGAAGGACCGCGACGTCCAGCAGGTTTTTTAAGCCGGATTGGTAATGGCTGTTCAGATAGGCGAATTCCAGCACACGCTCGCTGTCATTGCCGCGAATGTCGAGATGCAGCTTGAGGATGATGCGGTCTTGCGTGAGGGTACCAGTTTTGTCGGTGCACAAAACATCCATCGCGCCAAAATTCTGAATCGCATGGAGCCGCTTCACGATCACGCGCTTTTTCGACATGGCGATTGCGCCCTTGGCGAGATTTACGGTAACGATCATCGGCAACATTTCTGGCGTTAACCCTACCGCGACGGCAACCGCGAATAAAAGCGCTTCGAGCCAATCGCCTTTGGTCAAGCCATTGATCACCAGCACCAAGGGTACCATGACCAAGATGAAACGGATCATCAGCCAGGTGAAGCGATTGACGCCCTTGTCGAAGCTTGTCAGCTCACGCTGCCCGGCAATTTTGTCGGCGAGCTGTCCGAAATAGGTTTTGCCGCCGGTATGAACGATGACGCCGGTGCCAAAGCCGCTAACCACGCTGCCACCCATGAAACAGAAATTTGGCAAGTCGAAGGGATCAAGGATCTCATCCTTATAGGGAGAAGCCGATTTCTCCGATGGCATCGCCTCGCCGGTCAGGGCCGACTGATTGATAAACAGATCCTTGGCGCTGATAAGACGCAGATCGGCTGGGATCATGTCGCCGGCCGAAAGCCGCACAATATCGCCAGGCACCAGCCGCTCGATCGCAATTTCGGTGAAACCGTGGGATTGATCCTCACCGGTGCGGGCCGCCGCGCCACGCCGCTTGACACTGGCGGTCGTCTTCACCATGGCACGCAGCTTCGCGGCAGCATCGTTGGAGCGATGCTCCTGGACGAACGCCGTTGTGATCGCAAGGACAACCATGATCGCGATGACAACCGCCGCCCTTATGTCACCAAGAAAATACGAAACAATGGCGAGGGAGATCAGCAAGGCGTTCAAGGGATTTCGAGCGCGTCCCCACAATTCCCGCATGACGCTCGGGCGGCCTTCCTTGGCAATAAGGTTTGGTCCTGTAGACGCAAATCGTACTTCTGCTTCGGCTGGGTCCAGCCCTTCCA is a window of Methylocapsa sp. D3K7 DNA encoding:
- a CDS encoding lipoprotein, which translates into the protein MKSPPSKLAAALFLVTLALTLVSCGRRGALEPPPGSPALNVPLSGTPDEETTQNVGGLTGQNTANSSGAAAPPQAGTKPAVPHAPRPFPLDPLL
- the lysA gene encoding diaminopimelate decarboxylase; translated protein: MHHFMIKNGVMHAEDVDLAKLAAAVGTPFYCYSTATLVRHYEVFDSAFATMPHLICYAVKANSNQAVLKTLARLGAGMDVVSEGELRRALAAGTAPDKITFSGVGKTPAEMAFALDSGILCFNVESEPELFALSQLAQSANQRARISLRVNPDVDAKTHAKIATGKAENKFGIPLGRAREVYAHAAKLPGIMVTGVDIHIGSQITDLAPFDDAFEMIAGFVRVLRGDGHALDHIDLGGGLGIPYASWEDPESYHPERYAEIVKARLAPLECKLIFEPGRLIAGNAGILVTSVLFVKRGEAKTFVIVDAAMNDLMRPTLYDAHHEVLPVRPASPSPEMTADIVGPVCETGDYLALSRKMAEPSPGDLLAIMSAGAYGAVQSGTYNSRLLVPEVLVHGSQYAIVRPRKTYEELIDLDKIPAWLS
- the mgtA gene encoding magnesium-translocating P-type ATPase; this encodes MSGQGFFHHHRAESNGRPEARDTDIVLSNQILAASRADEKSIRSQLQTSLEGLDPAEAEVRFASTGPNLIAKEGRPSVMRELWGRARNPLNALLISLAIVSYFLGDIRAAVVIAIMVVLAITTAFVQEHRSNDAAAKLRAMVKTTASVKRRGAAARTGEDQSHGFTEIAIERLVPGDIVRLSAGDMIPADLRLISAKDLFINQSALTGEAMPSEKSASPYKDEILDPFDLPNFCFMGGSVVSGFGTGVIVHTGGKTYFGQLADKIAGQRELTSFDKGVNRFTWLMIRFILVMVPLVLVINGLTKGDWLEALLFAVAVAVGLTPEMLPMIVTVNLAKGAIAMSKKRVIVKRLHAIQNFGAMDVLCTDKTGTLTQDRIILKLHLDIRGNDSERVLEFAYLNSHYQSGLKNLLDVAVLQHVELGKNLHLQHQYENIDEIPFDFLRRRLSVILSREDGSHVLICKGAVEEVFSVCKHYELGGELGTLDATHLKAAQAETAELNEDGFRVVAIAYKEITDLKKSYSVEDESDLTLLGYIAFLDPPKESAGAAIAALMKSGVAVKIITGDNEIITRKICREVGLAVDRIVLGPEIEPMSESALAELAETTAVFAKVSPAQKARVIGALHSKGHVVGYMGDGINDSPALKAADVGISVDTAVDIAKESADIILLEKSLMVLQEGVIEGRKVFGNITKYIKMGASSNFGNMFSVLGASIFLPFLPMLPIQVLTNNLLYDFSQTAIPTDNVDEDYLAVPRKWDIGNIFKFMVFIGPISSIFDYATFFTMLYVFDSWNNPSLFQTGWFVESLLTQTLIIHIIRTAKIPFLQSRASGPLIATSVIICMIGIALPFTPIGQALKFTPLPDLYWFIIAVFLLTYAILTHLVKTWFVRRWGM